The Candidatus Gorgyraea atricola genome includes a window with the following:
- a CDS encoding radical SAM protein yields MQSNLIKKLHFLKSMAISNFRRLSFPLKISYVVTYRCNLKCKMCNIWQKRDHSNELTLNEVDNFFKKANKFSWVGITGGEAFLRPDLKEIIDIISHYCKRLGAVHISTNGQLTDRIVDLTKEVRKKDKDLKLVYSISIDGPPSLHDEIRGVEGAWARAIETFKRLKDMELVRPQLDFTLSAHNMDKFSDTFAVLKDTYPGIKFDDIIVNVFQRSSLYYGNQDMEPLDNSKVAAEITKILEMDKEGFSINNFLRRRYLKLYLKYIKTDKCPLKCQAFSSSCFLDPYGDLFPCTMYNKRLMNIRDLKEDFSSIWNQEDARRLSYECSNHMCPSCWSPCDAYSAIAGSLIEACLA; encoded by the coding sequence ATGCAAAGTAATTTAATAAAAAAACTGCATTTTCTTAAATCAATGGCCATTTCGAACTTTAGAAGATTATCTTTTCCCCTTAAGATATCGTATGTAGTGACATACAGGTGTAACCTGAAGTGCAAGATGTGTAACATATGGCAGAAGCGCGACCATAGCAACGAACTGACACTTAATGAAGTAGATAATTTTTTCAAAAAGGCTAATAAGTTTTCATGGGTGGGTATTACAGGAGGCGAGGCCTTTTTGAGACCTGATTTAAAAGAGATAATAGATATTATTTCGCATTATTGTAAAAGGCTGGGCGCAGTACATATTTCAACGAATGGTCAGCTGACAGATAGAATAGTTGATTTAACAAAAGAGGTAAGGAAAAAAGATAAAGACCTCAAGCTCGTGTACAGCATAAGCATAGATGGGCCGCCCTCGCTACATGATGAAATAAGAGGTGTAGAGGGTGCATGGGCTAGGGCAATAGAGACCTTTAAGCGTTTAAAAGATATGGAATTGGTCAGGCCGCAGTTGGATTTTACACTTTCAGCGCACAATATGGATAAGTTCTCTGATACATTCGCAGTGTTAAAAGACACATACCCTGGTATTAAATTTGATGACATTATCGTAAATGTATTCCAGAGATCTAGTCTTTATTATGGGAATCAGGACATGGAGCCATTAGACAATAGTAAAGTAGCTGCTGAAATAACCAAGATCTTAGAAATGGATAAAGAGGGTTTTTCCATTAATAATTTTTTAAGGCGCAGATATTTAAAATTATATCTTAAGTACATAAAGACTGATAAATGCCCGCTTAAATGTCAGGCCTTTTCTTCAAGCTGTTTTCTTGACCCCTATGGAGATCTTTTTCCCTGCACGATGTACAATAAAAGATTGATGAATATAAGAGATTTAAAAGAGGATTTTTCTAGTATCTGGAATCAAGAAGATGCCAGGCGCTTGAGTTACGAATGTTCTAATCATATGTGCCCTTCTTGCTGGAGCCCGTGCGATGCATATAGTGCTATAGCTGGGTCATTGATAGAGGCCTGTTTAGCGTGA